From one Alicyclobacillus acidocaldarius subsp. acidocaldarius Tc-4-1 genomic stretch:
- a CDS encoding peptide ABC transporter substrate-binding protein produces the protein MAKRKLRKWHVPVAVLVASGGLVGCATSAQNHSTTSNSGAASAVPVRAAGTNGTVTITYPSPPGISSLDPSQWAAQILVDQGTILEGLYGYNQQNQIVPKIASGYSLSKDGLTWTIYLRHDARWSNGDPVTAQDFYYAWMRQLNPANSQAQLWASVLNNVKNAYQYHSGAVPASQVGIKVINNYELQITTTTPHYILGELAVSASMPLDPKVVNAHPTNWYLPQYFVGDGPYIVKSFTPNGTITLVPNPKYVGHPGEVNHGNAKVINLVPGTTVAVEDYMAGKLDVALVGSPSDLQYIKTHNLNSQLHVAPDYSIEYLEWDHSAIPSPYYNTKVRQAIAMAIERQPIVQDVLDGMGGVTNTFSTPGWPAAKYEKGLPENVAEAKKLLAEAGYPNGKGLPVLYLYAPVPDVNQQGVPVAEAISQELQQNLGIQTKIVQENQADYSALVWEGPLKGIQPGFVVAAGAVNWFEPANMDIQASQGIYFPGDYGWTPQQVQHVLPWYNTPYDPASVAKYGNPQNPNTGVSWNDWIPLQKEVQKDIAIINKWTKEQPAQWQAILNPPGTPSLQQQWNQIVQQWKSAKTASAKHAAFVLAWEFVAPESATTTLGGTNTGALDVQAWWDTNESEQEREWRMWQAYEQNSMTSSQAAVWAGKLVTSLEQQAWVIPLYYNETFYLEKPWVTGAQPNPWAWGNFYQFQYLSTK, from the coding sequence GTGGCCAAGCGGAAACTCAGAAAGTGGCATGTGCCGGTCGCTGTGCTTGTGGCAAGCGGAGGTCTCGTGGGATGCGCCACCTCGGCCCAAAATCACAGCACGACGTCCAACAGCGGCGCAGCTTCGGCGGTTCCCGTGCGGGCGGCTGGGACCAATGGAACCGTGACCATCACGTATCCTTCGCCGCCTGGTATCTCATCGCTCGATCCGTCGCAGTGGGCGGCGCAGATCCTGGTGGACCAGGGCACGATTCTGGAAGGACTCTACGGATACAATCAACAAAATCAGATTGTGCCGAAAATCGCTTCGGGCTATTCTCTTTCTAAGGACGGACTCACCTGGACCATCTACCTGCGCCACGACGCGCGCTGGTCTAACGGGGATCCGGTTACGGCGCAAGACTTCTATTACGCATGGATGCGCCAGCTGAACCCGGCCAACTCGCAGGCTCAGCTCTGGGCGAGCGTGCTCAACAACGTGAAGAACGCTTATCAGTACCACTCGGGCGCCGTGCCGGCGAGCCAAGTGGGCATCAAGGTCATCAATAATTATGAGTTGCAGATCACGACCACGACGCCGCACTACATCCTGGGCGAGTTGGCGGTGTCCGCATCGATGCCGCTGGATCCCAAGGTGGTCAATGCGCACCCGACGAACTGGTATCTGCCGCAGTACTTCGTGGGCGACGGGCCGTACATTGTGAAATCGTTTACGCCGAACGGGACTATCACGCTGGTGCCGAACCCGAAATACGTGGGCCATCCCGGTGAGGTCAACCACGGGAACGCGAAGGTCATCAACCTGGTGCCAGGCACCACGGTCGCCGTGGAGGACTACATGGCGGGCAAGTTGGACGTCGCGCTCGTCGGATCGCCGTCAGATCTGCAGTACATCAAGACGCACAACTTGAACAGCCAACTCCACGTCGCACCGGATTACAGCATCGAATACCTCGAGTGGGACCATTCCGCTATTCCGTCGCCGTATTACAACACGAAGGTGCGACAGGCCATCGCCATGGCCATCGAACGCCAGCCCATCGTGCAGGACGTGTTGGACGGGATGGGCGGCGTAACCAACACGTTCTCGACGCCAGGCTGGCCGGCCGCCAAGTACGAGAAGGGGTTGCCTGAGAACGTAGCCGAAGCCAAGAAGCTCTTGGCGGAAGCCGGTTATCCAAACGGCAAGGGGCTGCCGGTTCTGTACTTGTACGCGCCGGTGCCAGACGTGAACCAACAGGGCGTGCCGGTCGCCGAGGCCATTTCCCAGGAACTGCAGCAGAACCTCGGAATCCAGACCAAGATTGTCCAGGAAAATCAGGCGGACTACAGCGCGCTCGTCTGGGAGGGGCCGCTCAAGGGCATCCAACCCGGATTCGTCGTCGCGGCGGGCGCTGTCAACTGGTTCGAGCCGGCCAACATGGACATCCAGGCGAGCCAGGGCATCTACTTCCCTGGCGATTATGGTTGGACACCGCAACAGGTGCAGCACGTGCTCCCGTGGTACAACACGCCGTATGATCCGGCGTCTGTCGCCAAGTACGGCAACCCGCAGAATCCGAACACCGGCGTGAGCTGGAACGACTGGATCCCGCTGCAGAAGGAAGTGCAAAAGGACATCGCTATCATCAACAAGTGGACGAAGGAGCAGCCCGCCCAGTGGCAGGCCATTCTGAATCCGCCGGGCACGCCCTCGCTGCAACAGCAGTGGAACCAAATCGTGCAGCAGTGGAAGAGTGCCAAAACGGCGAGCGCGAAACATGCCGCGTTCGTTCTCGCGTGGGAGTTCGTCGCGCCGGAGTCTGCGACGACGACGCTCGGCGGCACGAACACGGGCGCGCTCGACGTGCAAGCCTGGTGGGACACGAACGAGTCCGAGCAGGAGCGCGAGTGGCGGATGTGGCAGGCCTACGAGCAAAACAGCATGACCTCGTCTCAGGCGGCGGTGTGGGCCGGCAAACTCGTCACGTCGCTTGAGCAGCAGGCCTGGGTCATCCCGCTTTACTACAACGAGACGTTCTACCTGGAGAAGCCGTGGGTGACCGGCGCGCAGCCCAACCCGTGGGCGTGGGGCAACTTCTATCAGTTCCAGTATCTGTCCACCAAGTGA
- a CDS encoding glycoside hydrolase family 9 protein yields the protein MSKSIFCNQVGYLTGGDKRFWIRAREAQPFALRTPEGQAVFAGMTKPVGGDWQAGNFTALRVPGIYLLTVGPLEARIHVHRRAYRDVLEAMVRFFDYQLCGVALPEEEAGPWAHGPCHTSDARVLGAEHAVACPGGWHDAGDYGKYTVPAAKAVADLLLAHEYFPGALAHVRPMRSVHRAPHLPPALEVAREEIVWLLTMQDPATGGVYHKVTTPSFPRLDTRPEDDTAPLVLSPVSYAATATFCAAMAHAALVYRAHDPTLASRCADAAQRAYAWLSEHEMRPFRNPAGILTGEYGDRELRDELLWASSAMLRMTGDPGWARVCEPLLDLDLPWELGWADVALYGVMEYLRAPSAAVSEDVRSRVKGRLLRELDALAAMAESHPFGIPMRDEDFIWGSNMVLLNRAMAFLLAEGVGIPHPAARTVAQRSADYLLGANPLGQCYVTGFGQRPVRHPHHRPSAADDVDDPVPGMVVGGPNRNLQDEIAHARLSGRPAMEAYLDHQDSYSTNEVAVYWNSPAVFVIAGLLEARER from the coding sequence GTGTCCAAATCGATTTTTTGTAATCAAGTTGGGTATCTGACCGGTGGTGACAAGCGCTTTTGGATTCGGGCTCGCGAGGCTCAGCCGTTCGCGCTGCGCACGCCGGAGGGGCAGGCCGTGTTCGCGGGGATGACGAAGCCCGTCGGCGGGGATTGGCAGGCCGGCAATTTCACCGCGCTTCGAGTGCCGGGGATCTACCTCCTGACGGTGGGGCCTCTCGAGGCGCGAATCCATGTGCATCGCCGCGCGTATCGCGACGTGCTCGAAGCCATGGTGCGATTCTTCGACTATCAGCTCTGCGGCGTCGCGCTGCCAGAAGAGGAAGCAGGTCCATGGGCGCATGGTCCGTGCCATACGAGCGACGCCAGGGTGTTGGGCGCGGAGCACGCCGTGGCCTGCCCGGGCGGTTGGCACGACGCTGGCGATTACGGCAAATACACGGTTCCCGCCGCCAAGGCCGTCGCGGATCTTCTTCTCGCTCACGAGTACTTCCCGGGGGCGCTTGCGCACGTCCGCCCCATGCGCTCGGTGCACCGGGCGCCTCACCTGCCGCCGGCGCTCGAGGTGGCGCGCGAGGAGATTGTCTGGCTGCTCACCATGCAGGATCCGGCGACAGGCGGCGTATACCATAAAGTCACTACGCCTTCCTTTCCGCGGCTCGACACCCGCCCCGAAGACGACACTGCCCCGCTCGTCCTCAGCCCTGTCTCTTACGCGGCAACGGCCACATTTTGCGCCGCCATGGCGCACGCCGCCCTGGTGTACCGCGCCCACGATCCGACTCTCGCCTCGCGCTGCGCAGACGCTGCGCAACGCGCGTATGCGTGGCTCAGCGAACACGAAATGCGGCCGTTTCGCAATCCCGCGGGAATCCTCACAGGCGAATACGGCGACAGAGAACTCCGCGACGAGTTGTTGTGGGCGTCCAGCGCCATGCTTCGCATGACCGGTGATCCCGGGTGGGCACGCGTGTGCGAGCCCCTGCTTGATCTCGACCTCCCCTGGGAGCTGGGATGGGCGGACGTGGCGCTCTACGGCGTAATGGAATACCTGCGCGCGCCCAGCGCCGCCGTGTCGGAAGACGTGCGAAGCCGGGTGAAAGGTCGGCTTCTCCGAGAGCTCGACGCGCTCGCCGCCATGGCCGAATCGCATCCCTTCGGCATTCCCATGCGGGACGAGGATTTCATTTGGGGCAGCAATATGGTGCTCTTGAACCGCGCCATGGCGTTTTTGTTGGCCGAAGGCGTCGGGATCCCTCATCCCGCGGCGCGAACGGTGGCCCAGCGCTCGGCAGACTACCTGCTTGGCGCCAATCCGCTCGGTCAGTGCTACGTCACGGGCTTTGGCCAACGCCCCGTGCGTCATCCCCATCATCGCCCCTCGGCTGCGGATGATGTGGACGATCCCGTTCCAGGCATGGTGGTGGGAGGCCCAAACCGGAACCTGCAGGACGAGATCGCCCACGCGCGACTTTCGGGGAGGCCCGCGATGGAGGCGTACCTCGATCATCAGGACAGCTACTCGACCAACGAGGTCGCCGTCTATTGGAATTCACCTGCCGTGTTTGTCATCGCAGGTTTGCTTGAAGCGCGCGAGAGGTGA
- the nadA gene encoding quinolinate synthase NadA, protein MHVLETKEERQDLIDEILAWKKKRNALILAHNYELPEIQDIADVLGDSLALARAAMRADADVIVLCGVHFMAETAAILNPDKTVLLPDPNAGCSLADSITADELRAWKAEHPGAVVVSYVNTSAEVKAESDYCCTSSNAVQVVQSIPEDREILFLPDMFLGSYVKRVTGRENLHIWMGECHVHAGIRPHDIEATLSAHPDAELLIHPECGCSTSNMYLLAEGQLPADRTHVLSTSGMLQRARESDKRAFIVATEVGILYQMERQNPDKTFIPANRAAVCPFMKMITLEKVRDALARLETVISVPADVADRARVAIERMVAIG, encoded by the coding sequence ATGCATGTGCTGGAGACGAAGGAGGAACGCCAAGATTTGATTGACGAAATTCTGGCGTGGAAGAAAAAGCGGAACGCCCTGATCCTGGCGCACAACTATGAGCTGCCGGAAATTCAGGACATTGCGGATGTGCTGGGGGACTCGCTCGCGCTCGCGCGCGCTGCGATGCGCGCCGATGCCGACGTGATCGTGCTCTGCGGCGTCCACTTCATGGCGGAGACGGCGGCCATCCTCAACCCGGACAAGACGGTGCTGTTGCCTGATCCGAACGCGGGCTGTTCGCTGGCGGATTCCATCACGGCGGATGAGCTGCGCGCGTGGAAAGCGGAGCATCCGGGCGCCGTAGTGGTCTCCTATGTCAACACGTCGGCGGAAGTGAAGGCGGAGAGCGACTACTGTTGCACGTCTTCGAACGCCGTGCAGGTGGTCCAGAGCATTCCCGAAGACCGAGAGATCCTGTTTCTACCTGACATGTTTCTCGGCTCGTATGTGAAGCGGGTGACCGGGCGAGAGAACCTGCACATCTGGATGGGCGAATGCCACGTCCACGCGGGCATCCGGCCGCACGATATCGAGGCGACGCTCTCGGCTCATCCTGATGCGGAACTCCTGATTCACCCCGAGTGTGGTTGCTCGACGTCCAACATGTACCTGCTTGCCGAAGGGCAACTGCCGGCGGATCGCACGCATGTCCTCTCGACAAGCGGCATGCTGCAACGGGCGCGCGAATCCGACAAGCGCGCGTTCATCGTGGCGACGGAGGTCGGCATCCTGTACCAGATGGAGCGTCAGAATCCGGACAAGACGTTTATCCCGGCGAACCGCGCTGCGGTCTGCCCGTTCATGAAGATGATTACGCTTGAGAAGGTGCGGGACGCGCTCGCCCGTCTCGAGACGGTCATCTCGGTGCCGGCTGACGTGGCGGATCGCGCGCGGGTCGCCATCGAGCGGATGGTGGCCATCGGCTGA
- the nadB gene encoding L-aspartate oxidase, with protein sequence MEAAGVVIVGAGIAGLTAALAAAEAEDVCVIAGEGPRTSSSARAQGGLAAALSEGDDPALHAEDTLRAGAGLCDAQRVRELTEEAPGVVAWLAQFGVPFDRDSSGRLALGREGGHTKERIVHAGGDATGHFITEALWQAAARHPRIEIRREHCVGIAQDATGRAVGVWTWDGARQRFVAARRAAGLATGGVGALFGRTSNPPSAVGAGVALAYHAGATLANLEFVQFHPTMWLGQDSEAMFLSEALRGAGAVLVTEGGAPLFADPADNLRTRDVVALAIARAEAEGHRVYLDATRVPDVAARFPSIAARLRRAGLDLASQPIPVTPGAHFLMGGVEADLAGRTSVPGLFALGETACTGVHGANRLASNSLLECVVMGLRFGEAVREQPLACTHTPEDPTWLLHPDQDAAALPKLAPVLWRSVGLVRDESGLRAALVELEGMADRYPSSGAVLAASLIARSALWRKESRGSHVRMDAPAPVPAYARPSRMCKAHRA encoded by the coding sequence ATGGAAGCGGCAGGCGTCGTGATCGTCGGAGCCGGGATCGCAGGGCTCACCGCCGCGCTCGCCGCGGCCGAGGCCGAGGACGTGTGCGTCATCGCGGGGGAAGGGCCGCGCACGTCGAGCTCAGCGCGGGCGCAGGGGGGGCTTGCGGCCGCGCTCAGCGAGGGTGACGACCCGGCACTGCACGCCGAAGACACGCTGCGCGCGGGTGCCGGGCTATGCGACGCCCAGCGTGTGCGCGAATTGACCGAAGAAGCGCCGGGTGTTGTCGCGTGGCTCGCACAGTTCGGGGTTCCGTTCGATCGCGATTCGTCCGGGCGGCTCGCCCTGGGCCGGGAAGGCGGCCATACGAAAGAGCGCATCGTTCACGCGGGCGGAGACGCCACCGGGCACTTCATCACCGAAGCGCTCTGGCAGGCGGCCGCGCGCCATCCGCGGATCGAAATCCGTCGGGAGCACTGCGTGGGCATTGCGCAGGACGCGACGGGGCGGGCCGTCGGCGTGTGGACCTGGGACGGGGCCCGTCAACGATTTGTCGCGGCTCGTCGCGCCGCGGGGCTCGCCACGGGCGGGGTGGGCGCCCTCTTCGGCCGCACGTCGAATCCACCGAGCGCGGTGGGCGCAGGCGTCGCGCTCGCCTATCACGCGGGCGCCACGCTCGCGAATCTCGAGTTTGTGCAGTTTCATCCGACGATGTGGCTTGGGCAGGATAGCGAGGCGATGTTTCTCTCCGAGGCGCTGCGCGGCGCAGGCGCGGTGCTCGTCACGGAGGGCGGTGCGCCGCTTTTTGCCGATCCGGCGGACAACCTCCGCACGCGGGACGTGGTCGCGCTCGCCATCGCGAGGGCGGAGGCGGAAGGCCATCGGGTCTATCTCGACGCGACTCGGGTTCCGGATGTCGCGGCGCGCTTCCCGTCCATCGCGGCTCGGCTTCGCCGCGCCGGCCTGGACCTCGCTTCGCAGCCCATTCCTGTGACGCCTGGCGCGCACTTTCTCATGGGCGGCGTCGAGGCGGATCTGGCCGGGCGCACTTCGGTGCCCGGGCTCTTCGCACTCGGTGAAACGGCGTGCACGGGCGTGCACGGGGCCAATCGGCTGGCGAGCAACTCGCTGCTCGAGTGTGTCGTCATGGGCCTGCGGTTTGGGGAAGCCGTGCGAGAGCAGCCACTCGCTTGCACGCACACCCCAGAAGATCCCACGTGGCTTCTTCATCCAGATCAAGACGCGGCGGCACTCCCCAAACTCGCTCCCGTCCTGTGGCGATCCGTCGGACTCGTGCGCGACGAGTCGGGGCTGCGGGCGGCGCTCGTGGAGCTTGAAGGCATGGCGGACCGATATCCCAGCTCTGGGGCGGTGCTGGCCGCGTCGCTCATCGCGCGCTCGGCACTCTGGAGAAAAGAGAGCCGAGGCAGTCACGTGCGAATGGACGCGCCGGCGCCCGTTCCGGCCTACGCTCGCCCAAGCCGAATGTGCAAGGCGCATCGGGCTTAG
- a CDS encoding nicotinate-nucleotide diphosphorylase codes for MEVESLDQLEEAIAVGADVVLLDNMDLEIMREAVRRTGGRVLLEASGNMRPGRLRAVAETGVDLISMSHITMRAQAVDVGLDIDVELA; via the coding sequence GTGGAGGTCGAATCCCTAGATCAACTGGAGGAGGCCATCGCGGTGGGCGCCGACGTGGTGCTCCTCGACAACATGGACCTCGAGATCATGCGCGAGGCGGTGCGGCGCACCGGGGGCCGCGTGCTTCTGGAGGCTTCTGGCAACATGCGCCCGGGGCGGCTGAGGGCTGTGGCGGAGACGGGCGTCGACCTCATCTCCATGAGCCACATCACCATGCGCGCCCAGGCCGTGGACGTGGGGCTCGATATCGACGTGGAACTCGCGTAA
- a CDS encoding SPL family radical SAM protein has product MEAPKFLHLEVKRALNRVRASNMPFTWSLNPYRGCGHGCAFCYARGTHEYLGYSADDTFRSRIHVKRDLPAVLEAELEARLARAGGDLERMAASLGTVAVGTATDPYQSAEARFHITRQCLEILIRYGVRFSITTRSPLVLRDIDLLRSARLEGVHVSLHTLDAEIWRAFEPATPPPAVRLRAMGQLAQAGIPVSVFVAPVLPYLTDDAHSIAAVMQAARVAGATDAMVSPLRLAPEVKPWFFSVLKRAYPAMVPRYERLYAGRAYPSRAYAERLYAVEALARRMAGLAPRQTPTDSQDAEPAAQTARLARAEPGNTAPGSRYIQLTLPL; this is encoded by the coding sequence GTGGAGGCGCCGAAGTTTCTTCATCTCGAGGTGAAACGGGCGCTGAACCGGGTCCGAGCCTCGAACATGCCCTTTACATGGTCGCTGAATCCGTATCGAGGCTGCGGACACGGTTGCGCCTTCTGCTATGCGCGAGGCACGCACGAATATCTCGGGTACAGCGCGGACGACACGTTTCGCTCGCGCATCCACGTGAAGCGAGATCTGCCGGCCGTTCTCGAGGCGGAACTCGAAGCGCGGCTGGCGCGAGCAGGCGGAGACCTCGAGCGGATGGCTGCCTCTCTCGGCACGGTGGCCGTCGGCACGGCGACGGACCCGTATCAGTCAGCCGAAGCGCGCTTCCACATCACGCGCCAGTGCCTCGAGATCCTCATCCGGTACGGCGTCCGGTTCAGCATCACGACGAGATCGCCACTCGTGCTGCGAGACATCGACCTTCTGCGGAGCGCCAGGCTGGAGGGCGTGCACGTGAGCCTGCACACGCTGGATGCCGAGATCTGGCGCGCGTTCGAGCCCGCCACGCCGCCGCCCGCCGTCCGGCTGCGCGCGATGGGGCAGCTCGCGCAGGCCGGGATTCCCGTGAGTGTCTTCGTCGCACCCGTGCTCCCCTACCTGACGGACGACGCCCACTCCATCGCGGCGGTGATGCAGGCCGCCCGGGTGGCAGGCGCCACGGATGCCATGGTGTCTCCTCTGCGGCTGGCACCTGAGGTCAAGCCGTGGTTCTTCTCCGTCCTCAAGCGCGCGTACCCGGCGATGGTTCCCCGATACGAACGGCTGTACGCGGGCCGCGCCTATCCATCGCGCGCGTACGCCGAGCGGTTGTACGCGGTTGAAGCCCTCGCCAGGCGAATGGCGGGTCTTGCGCCGCGGCAGACGCCCACGGACTCGCAGGATGCCGAGCCGGCCGCGCAGACGGCAAGACTTGCGCGCGCGGAACCAGGGAATACCGCGCCCGGTTCCCGCTACATTCAGTTGACGCTGCCGCTTTAG
- a CDS encoding ThiF family adenylyltransferase yields the protein MTDFDFKDRYSRQIRFRPIGEAGQARISQARVAVVGLGALGTASAAQLARAGVGYLRLIDRDVVEPSNLQRQLLYTEEDARNATPKAIAARNALAAANSGIAIEAVVDDLDASNAEHLLADVDVVIDGSDNFEVRYLVNEVAVKHNIPWAYAGAVEAHGTSAFLRPGRTPCLVCLLGYGARVGHDTCDTVGVISPIVQWMASYQVAEVLKYLSGREDALSNAILQADVWHTDVRLIRMGGPKRDCPCCGRRDFVALRAGRRALSITFCGRQTIQVRPQENVALSLSALAERLRPLGTVRANDALLRFETEGIALTVFPNGRALVHGTDDPARARSLYAQYIGM from the coding sequence ATGACGGATTTCGACTTCAAGGACCGATATTCGCGCCAGATTCGCTTTCGGCCCATCGGCGAGGCGGGACAGGCGCGCATCTCGCAAGCTCGCGTGGCCGTGGTGGGGCTCGGCGCACTCGGGACCGCGAGTGCCGCGCAGCTCGCGCGCGCCGGCGTGGGCTATCTGCGCCTCATCGACCGGGACGTCGTCGAGCCGTCGAATCTGCAGCGCCAGTTGCTGTACACCGAGGAGGACGCCCGGAACGCCACGCCGAAGGCCATTGCGGCGCGCAACGCGCTTGCGGCCGCCAACAGCGGCATCGCCATCGAAGCCGTGGTGGACGATCTCGACGCCTCGAACGCGGAGCACCTGCTCGCCGACGTGGACGTCGTGATCGACGGAAGCGACAACTTCGAGGTCCGGTATCTGGTGAACGAAGTCGCGGTCAAGCACAACATCCCGTGGGCCTACGCGGGCGCGGTGGAGGCGCACGGCACGAGCGCGTTTCTGCGCCCCGGCCGGACGCCGTGCCTCGTGTGTCTGCTGGGCTACGGCGCCCGCGTGGGACACGACACGTGCGACACGGTCGGCGTCATCTCGCCCATTGTGCAGTGGATGGCGTCGTACCAGGTAGCGGAGGTGCTGAAGTACCTTTCGGGCCGCGAGGACGCCCTGTCGAACGCCATCCTCCAGGCCGACGTCTGGCATACCGACGTGCGCCTCATCCGCATGGGCGGGCCGAAGCGAGACTGCCCGTGTTGCGGGCGACGCGACTTTGTGGCCCTCCGCGCTGGCCGCCGGGCGCTTTCCATCACCTTCTGCGGCCGCCAGACGATTCAGGTGCGGCCTCAGGAGAACGTGGCGCTTTCGCTGTCAGCGCTCGCCGAGCGCCTGCGGCCGCTTGGCACTGTGCGCGCGAATGACGCTCTGCTCCGATTTGAGACAGAAGGCATCGCGCTCACCGTGTTTCCCAACGGCCGGGCGCTGGTGCACGGCACGGACGATCCCGCCCGCGCCCGTTCGCTTTACGCGCAGTACATCGGCATGTGA
- a CDS encoding thiazole synthase, producing MEPLVIAGRSFHSRLMVGTGKYESLEVMREALDASGAEIVTVAVRRVNLDARETSILSYIDLERYTLLPNTAGCHTAEEAVRTARLARAAGLSNWVKLEVIPDDGTLLPDPIATVEAAETLVKEGFVVLPYTTDDHVVARRLLEVGCAAVMPYGSAIGTGRGLEAVERIARIVDEIRGRVPVVVDAGIGAPSDAALAMETGADAVLVNTAIARAGDPVAMARAMRLAVEAGYLARRAGRIPKSSVPSPSSPEAGVVGRS from the coding sequence GTGGAACCTTTGGTGATTGCAGGTCGCTCGTTCCATTCCCGGCTCATGGTGGGCACGGGCAAGTACGAATCTCTCGAGGTCATGCGCGAGGCGCTGGACGCTTCGGGCGCCGAGATCGTCACGGTCGCGGTCCGCCGGGTGAATCTCGACGCGCGCGAAACCTCCATCCTGTCCTACATCGATCTCGAGCGCTACACCCTGTTGCCGAACACGGCGGGGTGCCACACGGCGGAAGAGGCCGTTCGCACGGCGCGGTTGGCGCGCGCCGCGGGGTTGTCGAATTGGGTGAAGCTCGAGGTCATCCCGGACGACGGCACGCTGCTTCCGGATCCCATTGCGACCGTGGAGGCCGCCGAGACCCTCGTCAAAGAGGGATTCGTTGTGCTTCCCTACACCACGGACGATCACGTCGTGGCCCGGAGGCTTTTGGAGGTCGGCTGCGCGGCCGTGATGCCGTACGGGTCCGCCATCGGCACGGGGCGCGGTCTCGAAGCGGTGGAGCGGATTGCGCGCATCGTCGACGAGATCCGCGGGCGCGTGCCCGTGGTGGTGGACGCGGGCATCGGCGCGCCGTCCGACGCCGCGCTCGCGATGGAGACCGGTGCGGACGCCGTGCTCGTCAACACCGCCATCGCCCGGGCGGGCGATCCGGTCGCGATGGCACGGGCGATGCGGCTGGCGGTCGAGGCTGGCTATCTCGCGCGGCGCGCCGGTCGGATCCCGAAATCGAGCGTGCCATCGCCTTCGAGCCCAGAGGCGGGCGTCGTTGGCCGGAGTTGA
- the thiS gene encoding sulfur carrier protein ThiS, with amino-acid sequence MRIRLNGKDVSLPDGMTVLDLVRHYDLDGEPVAIERNGQIVDRQAFEAEVIQEGDVIEMVRFVGGG; translated from the coding sequence GTGCGGATACGCTTGAACGGTAAGGACGTCTCCCTTCCGGATGGCATGACGGTGCTCGATCTCGTCCGCCACTACGATCTCGACGGCGAGCCGGTTGCCATCGAGCGGAACGGGCAGATTGTGGACCGGCAGGCGTTCGAAGCCGAAGTGATTCAGGAGGGCGACGTGATCGAGATGGTGCGATTTGTCGGCGGCGGTTGA
- the thiO gene encoding glycine oxidase ThiO, translated as MRAYDAVVVGGGAIGMASARALAREGLSVAVVDRGRLGGEASSAAAGMLGAQLEAHAPDAFYALCRESRAMYPEFRAALLEEAGIDVEWVENGIVQLARSEGAATQLKERMNWQRAAGDEAVWLDPGEVRELERGVAGDVLGALYLPRDGNVHAPRLSAALRACVASVCDVYEGEEVLRVERDGERWRVRGAREVYAADCVVVAAGAWASPLLRALGVPLEVRPVKGQMLAVRPPRGAGLRRTVYDAGTYLVPKRDGTVVIGATEEPDAGYDKRNTVDGLATLAARALDAVPGLRGGEWLRAWSGLRPRLAGESADPVIGPWPGAEGLILAVGHFRNGVLLAPITGRIVASAALGRAPEDLWLPFWPPTRFSAWGGEVRADTLER; from the coding sequence GTGCGCGCGTATGACGCCGTGGTGGTGGGCGGCGGCGCGATTGGCATGGCGTCGGCGCGGGCGCTGGCGCGCGAGGGGCTGTCCGTGGCCGTGGTCGATCGCGGCCGGCTGGGGGGCGAGGCCTCGAGCGCGGCGGCGGGGATGCTCGGCGCGCAGCTCGAGGCGCACGCGCCAGACGCGTTTTACGCGCTGTGCCGCGAGAGCCGCGCGATGTACCCGGAGTTTAGAGCGGCGCTCCTTGAGGAGGCCGGCATTGACGTCGAGTGGGTGGAGAATGGAATTGTGCAGCTCGCGCGTTCCGAGGGTGCGGCCACGCAACTGAAGGAGCGGATGAACTGGCAACGCGCGGCTGGCGATGAGGCCGTTTGGCTGGACCCCGGGGAGGTGCGCGAGCTCGAGCGAGGCGTGGCGGGCGATGTGCTCGGCGCCCTCTACCTGCCGCGCGACGGGAACGTGCACGCGCCGAGGCTCAGCGCGGCGCTGCGGGCGTGTGTGGCGAGTGTGTGCGACGTCTACGAGGGCGAGGAGGTGCTGCGCGTCGAGCGCGATGGTGAGCGCTGGCGCGTCCGGGGCGCGCGAGAGGTGTACGCGGCGGATTGTGTCGTCGTTGCGGCGGGCGCGTGGGCCTCTCCTCTGCTTCGCGCGCTCGGGGTTCCGCTCGAGGTGCGCCCGGTGAAGGGGCAGATGCTCGCCGTCCGCCCTCCGCGCGGCGCTGGGCTGCGCCGCACCGTCTACGACGCCGGAACGTACCTGGTGCCCAAACGGGATGGCACAGTCGTGATCGGCGCGACGGAAGAGCCGGACGCCGGTTACGACAAGCGCAACACCGTGGATGGCCTCGCTACACTCGCGGCAAGGGCGCTCGACGCGGTGCCCGGCCTTCGCGGCGGCGAGTGGCTGCGCGCCTGGAGCGGGCTTCGCCCGCGCCTCGCGGGGGAATCGGCCGATCCGGTCATCGGGCCGTGGCCCGGCGCGGAGGGGCTCATTCTCGCCGTGGGCCACTTTCGCAACGGCGTGTTGCTCGCGCCCATCACGGGCCGCATCGTGGCGAGCGCTGCGCTCGGCCGTGCGCCCGAGGATCTGTGGTTGCCGTTTTGGCCGCCAACGCGCTTCTCGGCCTGGGGAGGTGAGGTGCGTGCGGATACGCTTGAACGGTAA